One genomic region from Pseudostreptobacillus hongkongensis encodes:
- a CDS encoding ROK family protein, protein MKYYGGIDLGGTNSKIGLLDEKGNIIFTVYAKTESSYGYEAIVKKLIDILKVEMKNRDIEFENLISLGVGVPGPVVNKSTVLMWANFPWPKDLNLAEAFSKELGKPVFIDNDVNVITLGELWVGAAKGYKNVLGMAVGTGIGAGVVVNGEVVSGKNGAGGEIGHITLEKNGKLCGCGKRGCFEAYASSTGITRLAIDRLTVNKSNMLYEVTKDRKPETIDVFECAKQGDEFSLSIVDETCERLAQGISQALTILDSDVVVIGGGVALAGDFLIDKIKKYIPEFLIPSIAQNIEIKVAKLGNDAGIYGAAYLAMQSVK, encoded by the coding sequence ATGAAATATTATGGTGGAATAGATTTAGGTGGAACAAATTCTAAAATAGGTCTTTTAGATGAAAAGGGTAATATAATTTTTACAGTATATGCTAAAACAGAATCGTCTTACGGTTATGAAGCTATAGTGAAAAAGTTAATAGATATATTGAAAGTTGAAATGAAAAATCGTGATATTGAATTTGAAAATTTAATATCTTTAGGTGTAGGAGTTCCAGGTCCTGTAGTTAATAAATCAACTGTATTAATGTGGGCTAATTTCCCTTGGCCAAAAGATTTAAATCTAGCTGAAGCCTTTTCTAAAGAATTAGGTAAGCCTGTATTTATAGATAATGATGTTAATGTAATTACTTTAGGTGAACTATGGGTAGGTGCAGCTAAAGGTTATAAAAATGTTTTAGGTATGGCTGTAGGAACAGGAATAGGTGCTGGAGTAGTTGTAAATGGTGAAGTTGTATCAGGTAAAAATGGTGCAGGAGGAGAAATAGGACATATTACACTTGAAAAAAATGGTAAACTTTGTGGATGTGGAAAAAGAGGCTGTTTTGAAGCTTATGCATCATCAACAGGTATAACTAGACTTGCAATAGATAGATTAACAGTTAATAAATCTAATATGCTATATGAAGTGACTAAAGATAGAAAGCCAGAAACTATAGATGTATTTGAATGTGCAAAACAAGGAGATGAATTTTCTCTTTCAATAGTAGATGAAACTTGCGAACGTTTAGCACAAGGAATATCACAAGCACTTACTATACTTGATTCAGATGTAGTAGTAATAGGAGGTGGAGTTGCTCTTGCTGGAGATTTCTTAATAGATAAAATTAAAAAATATATTCCAGAATTTTTAATTCCATCTATAGCCCAAAATATAGAAATAAAGGTTGCAAAATTAGGA